Proteins encoded by one window of Homo sapiens chromosome 10, GRCh38.p14 Primary Assembly:
- the IFIT2 gene encoding interferon-induced protein with tetratricopeptide repeats 2: protein MSENNKNSLESSLRQLKCHFTWNLMEGENSLDDFEDKVFYRTEFQNREFKATMCNLLAYLKHLKGQNEAALECLRKAEELIQQEHADQAEIRSLVTWGNYAWVYYHMGRLSDVQIYVDKVKHVCEKFSSPYRIESPELDCEEGWTRLKCGGNQNERAKVCFEKALEKKPKNPEFTSGLAIASYRLDNWPPSQNAIDPLRQAIRLNPDNQYLKVLLALKLHKMREEGEEEGEGEKLVEEALEKAPGVTDVLRSAAKFYRRKDEPDKAIELLKKALEYIPNNAYLHCQIGCCYRAKVFQVMNLRENGMYGKRKLLELIGHAVAHLKKADEANDNLFRVCSILASLHALADQYEDAEYYFQKEFSKELTPVAKQLLHLRYGNFQLYQMKCEDKAIHHFIEGVKINQKSREKEKMKDKLQKIAKMRLSKNGADSEALHVLAFLQELNEKMQQADEDSERGLESGSLIPSASSWNGE from the coding sequence TGAGAACAATAAGAATTCCTTGGAGAGCAGCCTACGGCAACTAAAATGCCATTTCACCTGGAACTTGATGGAGGGAGAAAACTCCTTGGATGATTTTGAAGACAAAGTATTTTACCGGACTGAGTTTCAGAATCGTGAATTCAAAGCCACAATGTGCAACCTACTGGCCTATCTAAAGCACCTCAAAGGGCAAAACGAGGCAGCCCTGGAATGCTTACGTAAAGCTGAAGAGTTAATCCAGCAAGAGCATGCTGACCAGGCAGAAATCAGAAGTCTGGTCACCTGGGGAAACTATGCCTGGGTCTACTATCACATGGGCCGACTCTCAGACGTTCAGATTTATGTAGACAAGGTGAAACATGTCTGTGAGAAGTTTTCCAGTCCctatagaattgagagtccagagcTTGACTGTGAGGAAGGGTGGACACGGTTAAAGTGTGGAGGAAACCAAAATGAAAGAGCGAAGGTGTGCTTTGAGAAGGCTCTGGAAAAGAAGCCAAAGAACCCAGAATTCACCTCTGGACTGGCAATAGCAAGCTACCGTCTGGACAACTGGCCACCATCTCAGAACGCCATTGACCCTCTGAGGCAAGCCATTCGGCTGAATCCTGACAACCAGTACCTTAAAGTCCTCCTGGCTCTGAAGCTTCATAAGATGCGtgaagaaggtgaagaggaaggtgaaggagagaaGTTAGTTGAAGAAGCCTTGGAGAAAGCCCCAGGTGTAACAGATGTTCTTCGCAGTGCAGCCAAGTTTTATCGAAGAAAAGATGAGCCAGACAAAGCGATTGAACTGCTTAAAAAGGCTTTAGAATACATACCAAACAATGCCTACCTGCATTGCCAAATTGGGTGCTGCTATAGGGCAAAAGTCTTCCAAGTAATGAATCTAAGAGAGAATGGAATGTATGGGAAAAGAAAGTTACTGGAACTAATAGGACACGCTGTGGCTCATCTGAAGAAAGCTGATGAGGCCAATGATAATCTCTTCCGTGTCTGTTCCATTCTTGCCAGCCTCCATGCTCTAGCAGATCAGTATGAAGACGCAGAGTATTACTTCCAAAAGGAATTCAGTAAAGAGCTTACTCCTGTAGCGAAACAACTGCTCCATCTGCGGTATGGCAACTTTCAGCTGTACCAAATGAAGTGTGAAGACAAGGCCATCCACCACTTTATAGAGGGtgtaaaaataaaccagaaatcaagggagaaagaaaagatgaaagacaaaCTGCAAAAAATTGCCAAAATGCGACTTTCTAAAAATGGAGCAGATTCTGAGGCTTTGCATGTCTTGGCATTCCTTCAGGAGCTGAATGAAAAAATGCAACAAGCAGATGAAGACTCTGAGAGGGGTTTGGAGTCTGGAAGCCTCATCCCTTCAGCATCAAGCTGGAATGGGGAATGA